In Alphaproteobacteria bacterium, one DNA window encodes the following:
- a CDS encoding ABC transporter ATP-binding protein, with protein sequence MTDDVDTLSPLRVVGLRKRFGDVAAVSGVSFHIAKGERLALLGESGCGKTTLLRMIAGFERPDAGRILVEGRDITDLPPYERPVNMMFQSYALFPHMNVARNVGFGLVQEGVARAEIARRVEEALDLVQMAHLGGRRPDQLSGGQRQRVALARAIVKRPKLLLLDEPMAALDRKLRERTRLELVELQQRLGIAFVIVTHDQDEAMSMASSVAVMDKGGIAQFGTPTSIYEQPASRFVAEFFGGANILEGEARASTLVRCAMLGIDIVTMPTQGIDDGRTIGLAIRPERIALSRDRPEDIDNIAQGEVREVSYLGDRSICHVEMAVGLTMRAAIDTRYGKPRPGPGEKVWLAWTARDTIVLRD encoded by the coding sequence GTGACGGACGACGTCGACACGCTGTCTCCCCTGCGCGTCGTCGGGCTGCGCAAGCGCTTCGGCGACGTCGCCGCCGTATCCGGGGTGTCGTTCCATATCGCCAAGGGCGAGCGCCTGGCGCTGCTCGGCGAATCGGGCTGCGGCAAGACCACGCTGCTGCGCATGATCGCCGGCTTCGAGCGGCCGGACGCGGGCCGCATCCTGGTCGAGGGCCGGGACATCACCGACCTGCCGCCCTACGAGCGGCCGGTGAACATGATGTTCCAGTCCTACGCGCTCTTCCCGCACATGAACGTCGCGCGCAATGTCGGCTTCGGCCTGGTGCAGGAGGGCGTCGCCCGGGCCGAGATCGCCCGCCGCGTCGAGGAGGCGCTCGACCTGGTGCAGATGGCGCATCTCGGCGGGCGCCGACCCGACCAGCTCTCAGGCGGCCAGCGCCAGCGCGTGGCGCTGGCGCGCGCTATCGTCAAGCGCCCCAAGCTGCTGCTGCTCGACGAGCCGATGGCGGCGCTCGATCGCAAGCTGCGCGAGCGCACCCGGCTGGAGCTTGTCGAACTGCAGCAGCGCCTCGGCATCGCCTTCGTTATCGTCACCCACGACCAGGACGAGGCGATGAGCATGGCGAGCAGCGTCGCGGTGATGGACAAAGGCGGCATTGCCCAGTTCGGCACGCCGACGTCGATCTACGAGCAGCCCGCCAGCCGCTTCGTCGCCGAGTTCTTCGGCGGCGCCAATATCCTCGAGGGCGAGGCACGCGCCTCCACGCTCGTGCGCTGCGCGATGCTGGGCATCGATATCGTGACCATGCCGACTCAAGGTATCGACGATGGCCGGACGATCGGCCTGGCAATCCGTCCGGAGCGCATCGCGCTGTCCCGCGACAGGCCCGAGGATATCGACAACATCGCACAAGGCGAGGTGCGCGAGGTGTCCTATCTCGGCGACCGCTCGATCTGCCACGTCGAGATGGCAGTCGGCCTGACGATGCGCGCCGCGATCGACACGCGCTACGGCAAGCCGCGGCCCGGGCCCGGCGAGAAGGTCTGGCTCGCCTGGACGGCGCGCGACACCATCGTGCTGCGCGACTGA
- a CDS encoding ABC transporter permease subunit, producing MTRFPLAALAFGYAFLYLPIASVIVYSFNESRLVTVWSGFSTKWWSALIANQAMIDAALLSLRIALVNACAATVLGTLAGIALARHPRFVGRSLFVALAIAPLVMPEVIMGISMLLLFVGLERYVGWPERGFATIAIAHITFSMAYVAVVVQARLADFDRSLEEAAMDLGARPFTVFRSITLPLIAPALVSGWLLAFTLSLDDLILTQFVAGAASQTLPMAVYSSVRLGLNPQINVIATIVIAVSTIGLVTSALLLRRRRRA from the coding sequence ATGACCCGCTTCCCGCTCGCGGCGCTGGCCTTCGGCTATGCCTTCCTCTACCTGCCGATCGCCTCGGTGATCGTCTACTCGTTCAACGAGTCGCGGCTGGTCACGGTGTGGAGCGGCTTCTCGACCAAATGGTGGAGCGCGCTCATCGCCAACCAGGCGATGATCGACGCGGCGCTGCTATCGCTGCGCATCGCCCTGGTCAACGCCTGCGCCGCGACGGTGCTGGGCACGCTGGCGGGCATCGCGCTGGCGCGCCACCCACGATTTGTCGGGCGTTCGCTCTTCGTCGCCCTGGCGATCGCACCACTGGTGATGCCCGAGGTGATCATGGGCATCTCCATGCTGCTGCTGTTCGTCGGACTGGAGCGATATGTCGGCTGGCCCGAGCGCGGCTTCGCGACCATCGCCATCGCCCATATCACCTTCTCGATGGCCTATGTCGCGGTGGTTGTGCAGGCGCGACTGGCCGATTTCGACCGTTCGCTCGAGGAAGCGGCGATGGATCTGGGCGCGCGGCCCTTCACGGTGTTCCGCTCCATCACCCTGCCGCTGATCGCCCCGGCGCTGGTGTCGGGCTGGCTGCTGGCCTTTACGCTGTCGCTTGATGACCTGATCCTGACGCAGTTCGTCGCCGGCGCGGCCTCGCAAACATTGCCCATGGCGGTCTATTCCAGCGTGCGACTCGGTCTCAACCCGCAGATCAACGTGATCGCCACGATCGTGATCGCGGTATCGACGATCGGCCTGGTGACGTCTGCCCTGCTGCTGCGCCGAAGGCGTCGCGCCTGA
- a CDS encoding ABC transporter permease subunit, with the protein MAARPSDSMKLARVVVVGPPFVWLLLFFLAPFVIVAAISLGQNAPDAAPPVAMAGTVRNYAFLFSDALYVDAYLSSLRIAAIATLLTLLIGYPMAYAIATAPPSRRPIFLMLVILPFWTSFLIRVYAWRGLLSENGLVNAAIRSIGISGDPGSILGTEWAIYLGIVYAYLPFMVLPLYASLEKLDRSLLEAAADLGAKPWRAFLAITLPLSLPGIVAGCLLVFIPAVGEFVIPDLLGGTETLMIGKVLWDEFFSNSDWPLASAVAVLMLLVLLVPIALYQRLRARELGGR; encoded by the coding sequence ATGGCGGCACGGCCCTCCGATTCGATGAAGCTCGCCCGCGTGGTGGTCGTCGGGCCGCCCTTCGTCTGGCTGCTGCTGTTCTTCCTCGCGCCCTTCGTCATCGTCGCGGCGATCAGCCTCGGCCAGAACGCGCCCGACGCCGCGCCGCCGGTGGCGATGGCCGGCACGGTGCGCAACTACGCCTTCCTGTTCTCCGATGCGCTCTACGTCGATGCCTATCTCAGCTCGCTGCGCATCGCGGCGATCGCCACGCTGCTGACGCTCTTGATCGGCTACCCGATGGCCTATGCCATCGCCACGGCGCCACCGTCGCGGCGGCCGATCTTCTTGATGCTGGTGATCCTGCCGTTCTGGACCTCGTTCCTGATCCGCGTCTACGCCTGGCGCGGGCTCCTGTCGGAGAACGGACTGGTCAACGCCGCCATCCGCAGCATCGGAATCAGCGGCGATCCCGGCTCGATCCTCGGCACCGAGTGGGCGATCTATCTGGGCATCGTCTATGCGTACCTGCCGTTCATGGTCCTGCCGCTCTACGCTTCGCTGGAGAAGCTCGACCGCTCGCTGCTCGAGGCCGCGGCCGACCTTGGCGCCAAGCCGTGGCGCGCCTTTCTCGCGATCACGCTGCCGTTGTCGCTGCCCGGCATCGTCGCCGGTTGCCTGCTGGTGTTCATCCCGGCGGTCGGCGAGTTCGTGATCCCCGACCTGCTGGGCGGCACCGAGACGCTGATGATCGGCAAGGTGCTGTGGGACGAGTTCTTCTCCAACAGCGACTGGCCGCTGGCCTCGGCCGTGGCAGTGCTGATGCTGCTCGTCCTGCTGGTGCCGATCGCGCTGTATCAGCGCCTGCGCGCACGCGAGCTCGGTGGACGATGA